The Coregonus clupeaformis isolate EN_2021a chromosome 8, ASM2061545v1, whole genome shotgun sequence genome has a segment encoding these proteins:
- the LOC123491422 gene encoding ERO1-like protein beta isoform X2, with protein sequence MLRGLYYLWTASLLPITFSGQLHSELTGVLDDCFCDIESIDVFNNFKIYPRIQKLTERDYFRYYRVNLNRPCPFWADDGHCSIKDCQVEPCPESKIPVGIKSGNYNRYSQVANANTDIVDCEQAQDLGAINSTLSNYSKEAFEDWARHDDAQDHFCELDDETSPDADYVDLLLNPERYTGYKGPSAWRVWNSIYEENCFKPRSVYRPLNPLVPPRGGDDDGEGFYNWLEGLCLEKRVFYRLISGLHSSINIHLCAEYLLGEGWGKSLWGPNVQEFRQRFDPAETKGEGTRRLKNLYFLYLIELRALSKVAPYFDRAFVNLYTGDLQEDRATKELLLQFFNETKAFPMHFDEKSMFAGQKIEAKTLKEEFRLHFKNISRIMDCVGCSKCRLWGKLQTQGLGTALKILFSEKEIKNLPEHSPSKGFQLTRQDIVALLNGFGRLSTSIHQLHRFRALLKEKR encoded by the exons ATGCTCAGAGGACTTTATTACTTATGGACGGCTTCACTGCTTCCAATCACATTCTCTGGACAGCTACACTCAGAG TTGACAGGCGTCTTGGACGACTGCTTCTGTGACATCGAGAGCATCGATGTCTTCAACAACTTCAAGATCTACCCCCGCATTCAGAAGCTGACCGAGAGAGACTACTTCAGGTACTACAGG GTCAACCTGAATAGGCCCTGTCCCTTCTGGGCTGACGATGGCCACTGCTCCATCAAGGACTGCCAAGTGGAGCCCTGCCCAGAG AGCAAGATTCCAGTGGGAATTAAGTCTGGAAACTACAATAGG TACTCCCAGGTGGCCAACGCCAACACAGACATAGTAGATTGTGAACAAGCCCAAGACCTGGGGGCCATTAACAGCACCCTGAG TAACTATAGTAAAGAGGCCTTTGAGGACTGGGCCCGTCACGATGATGCACAGGACCACTTCTGTGAGCTGGATG ATGAGACGTCACCAGATGCAGACTATGTGGACCTGCTCCTCAACCCGGAGCGCTACACTGGCTACAAGGGCCCCTCAGCCTGGAGAGTGTGGAACAGCATCTACGAGGAGAACTGCTtcaa GCCCAGATCAGTGTACCGGCCCCTTAACCCACTGGTTCCGCCCAGAG GAGGAGATGATGACG GCGAAGGCTTCTACAACTGGCTGGAAg GTCTGTGTTTGGAGAAGAGGGTGTTCTACCGGCTCATCTCTGGTCTCCACAGCAGCATCAACATCCACCTGTGTGCAGAGTACCTATTGGGCG AGGGCTGGGGCAAGTCCCTGTGGGGCCCCAATGTGCAGGAGTTCCGCCAGCGCTTCGACCCGGCCGAGACCAAAGGCGAGGGCACACGGCGCCTCAAGAACCTCTACTTTCTCTACCTTATCGAGCTGCGCGCCCTCTCCAAGGTGGCGCCCTACTTCGATCGAGCCTTCGTCAACCTGTACACGGGAGACCTTCAAGAGGACCGAGCCACCAAAGAGTTATTGCTGCAGTTCTTCAACGAGACCaa AGCTTTCCCAATGCACTTTGACGAGAAGTCCATGTTTGCTGGTCAGAAGATTGAAGCAAAAACGTTGAAG GAGGAATTCCggctacattttaaaaacatctcCCGGATCATGGACTGTGTGGGCTGCAGTAAATGTCGACTGTGGGGGAAGCTACAG ACCCAAGGGCTGGGCACAGCGTTGAAGATCCTCTTCTCTGAGAAGGAGATCAAGAACCTTCCGGAACACAGCCCCTCTAAGGGCTTCCAGCTGACACGCCAGGATATAGTGGCCTTGCTCAACGGCTTTGGGAG GCTCTCCACAAGCATCCACCAGCTCCATCGTTTCCGCGCCTTACTGAAGGAGAAGAGGTAA
- the LOC123491422 gene encoding ERO1-like protein beta isoform X1: MIKNTIQSAGLLVLLWLVFGDFVLGWFHNRVKTKTYNNQYSSKEDAPDSQDQSCFCHLTGVLDDCFCDIESIDVFNNFKIYPRIQKLTERDYFRYYRVNLNRPCPFWADDGHCSIKDCQVEPCPESKIPVGIKSGNYNRYSQVANANTDIVDCEQAQDLGAINSTLSNYSKEAFEDWARHDDAQDHFCELDDETSPDADYVDLLLNPERYTGYKGPSAWRVWNSIYEENCFKPRSVYRPLNPLVPPRGGDDDGEGFYNWLEGLCLEKRVFYRLISGLHSSINIHLCAEYLLGEGWGKSLWGPNVQEFRQRFDPAETKGEGTRRLKNLYFLYLIELRALSKVAPYFDRAFVNLYTGDLQEDRATKELLLQFFNETKAFPMHFDEKSMFAGQKIEAKTLKEEFRLHFKNISRIMDCVGCSKCRLWGKLQTQGLGTALKILFSEKEIKNLPEHSPSKGFQLTRQDIVALLNGFGRLSTSIHQLHRFRALLKEKR, from the exons ATGATAAAAAACACGATACAATCCGCAGGACTTCTGGTTTTGTTGTGGTTGGTATTTGGGGACTTTGTTCTGGGTTGGTTTCACAACAGAGTCAAAACCAAAACGTACAACAACCAATATTCTTCCAAAGAAGATGCTCCTGACAGTCAAGACCAGAGCTGTTTTTGTCAC TTGACAGGCGTCTTGGACGACTGCTTCTGTGACATCGAGAGCATCGATGTCTTCAACAACTTCAAGATCTACCCCCGCATTCAGAAGCTGACCGAGAGAGACTACTTCAGGTACTACAGG GTCAACCTGAATAGGCCCTGTCCCTTCTGGGCTGACGATGGCCACTGCTCCATCAAGGACTGCCAAGTGGAGCCCTGCCCAGAG AGCAAGATTCCAGTGGGAATTAAGTCTGGAAACTACAATAGG TACTCCCAGGTGGCCAACGCCAACACAGACATAGTAGATTGTGAACAAGCCCAAGACCTGGGGGCCATTAACAGCACCCTGAG TAACTATAGTAAAGAGGCCTTTGAGGACTGGGCCCGTCACGATGATGCACAGGACCACTTCTGTGAGCTGGATG ATGAGACGTCACCAGATGCAGACTATGTGGACCTGCTCCTCAACCCGGAGCGCTACACTGGCTACAAGGGCCCCTCAGCCTGGAGAGTGTGGAACAGCATCTACGAGGAGAACTGCTtcaa GCCCAGATCAGTGTACCGGCCCCTTAACCCACTGGTTCCGCCCAGAG GAGGAGATGATGACG GCGAAGGCTTCTACAACTGGCTGGAAg GTCTGTGTTTGGAGAAGAGGGTGTTCTACCGGCTCATCTCTGGTCTCCACAGCAGCATCAACATCCACCTGTGTGCAGAGTACCTATTGGGCG AGGGCTGGGGCAAGTCCCTGTGGGGCCCCAATGTGCAGGAGTTCCGCCAGCGCTTCGACCCGGCCGAGACCAAAGGCGAGGGCACACGGCGCCTCAAGAACCTCTACTTTCTCTACCTTATCGAGCTGCGCGCCCTCTCCAAGGTGGCGCCCTACTTCGATCGAGCCTTCGTCAACCTGTACACGGGAGACCTTCAAGAGGACCGAGCCACCAAAGAGTTATTGCTGCAGTTCTTCAACGAGACCaa AGCTTTCCCAATGCACTTTGACGAGAAGTCCATGTTTGCTGGTCAGAAGATTGAAGCAAAAACGTTGAAG GAGGAATTCCggctacattttaaaaacatctcCCGGATCATGGACTGTGTGGGCTGCAGTAAATGTCGACTGTGGGGGAAGCTACAG ACCCAAGGGCTGGGCACAGCGTTGAAGATCCTCTTCTCTGAGAAGGAGATCAAGAACCTTCCGGAACACAGCCCCTCTAAGGGCTTCCAGCTGACACGCCAGGATATAGTGGCCTTGCTCAACGGCTTTGGGAG GCTCTCCACAAGCATCCACCAGCTCCATCGTTTCCGCGCCTTACTGAAGGAGAAGAGGTAA